GTAGAGGTTAGGGACTCACAGGGGTAGTGGACTCGGTCTAAtactcgctcggatgatgctatactcccaagtgtcaacattgggccgtaagaccggtgaaaccaatataaccgttccactcacggCCCCAAGTAATGGTAGCGTTAGCGCTGATTtttgagaaaagaaaaaagagggctattattattatatactagctgacccgacagacgttgtcccgtcttaactgtgAATTTGTAGGcagcgcattctgtcaatcgctgacagttatttcaaacaattgacagttatataaaattaatattttcgttaagttttctaattttccgcgcagtttttgattttttctttcataagaaccttctcctgacaataataaacacaaacaaaattatgaaatcggtccagccgttcacgcgtgatggcgtgatcaagggaaatagggattcatttttatgtatatagatagtCAGGCAGGCAGTTGAGACAACTGATAATGCCGGTATCTCGCTATTACTACTAGTTTTAATTTGCAGCTAAGTACAGAATTGTCCAATCGGTCCAGGTCAGGTTAAGAACTCACTGGTAGAGACTCATCTCGTTGTGCAGCACGAGGTCGCTCTGCTGCAGCAGCGCCACGAGAAAGTCTTTCCCTCCAGCTCGCCCAGCTCCGTCTCCGCGCCGGTGCTGTCCGACCACACCCACTCCAGGTTCCACTTCACAAAGTTCTGGCACGCCTGTCACAAGTTGGTTTAAAGGATGTAGCCATAGTAAAggttttataaaagattttgaaGCGCTAGCATATGGTATAATCATGCAAAATTCGTAcaacaaaactttatttttaatctttcaCAATGTATACAATCATTATGATAGTGAATGCTTTAGACATTTTCGACTCAAATATTATCTCCTTAATTTTGAGGGTCAAATTCAAATCACCAGAAGTAGATAGCCAATTGTGTAAGACATAATACCTTGATAATGAgtgcaattaaattttaactcaCCTTGGCGACCTCATTGTGTCCGCATGCCATTGTGTACTGCATCCAGGCGATGAGCTGCCCGCGCTTGGCCGCGTGCGCGATGTGTTGCGACATGTAACTCAGGCATAATGATACCAGATCCTACACATTCAAAAAATATcgcaaaattaacaaaattatgtttcatgTTGAATAAGAGTAGCATATTAACTAgccctttatttaattagccctatattatatactgtcccactgctgggccctggtctcttctactactgagagcgattaggccttagtccaccacgcctagtggcctagtgctgattggtagacttcacacaccttcaaaattcctatagagacttTACTATATGTGGTGATAAAACTAACAGATACCATGTACAGATCATTAAATGTGCAAGTGCATAAACGAGtataattatcggtaattaccttaacattatatttatcagCAAGTGATAACACGGGAAGCACAGTGTGATATGATATCCTTATCTGGCCTGTATAAAAATACCTGGAAAACAATTCATACTCATTAAGTCCAGACTAGTTCaataacaaaaactttataagTGACAAACACTATACTTCACTCAATCTCcaataaggggccgttcaagtactACATAACGTAATTTGGAGGGAACGGGGTCTCGTAAAATGTACGATGCGTTTCAGGGACGGGAGGGAGtcttcgtacaacgcgttatataacataggtttttttattttaaaacaataacaaaggtaatTTAGGAGCTTTCTGGTACTTTGCGtgacataattgtgaatattagaaaaaaaattacactttagagttacgtaactagAGGCGGGGGCTAGGGCATAGGGGGCGTTACATAGGGGgtataaaatcttcaaaaattacgTTACATTATCCTTGAACAGCCCCTAACTACATTggaatgatgataataaaatgaaccaattaaaaGAAGGACTTATATATGTGGATATAAGAATGAAACTTTATTCGTAAATTCATCTCTGCTACTGACATTAATGTATGGAATAAAAATCTCTTATGAATTGCCAAATACAGCTATTAGGATAAGAGACTGAATTATTGctgaaaactatgaaaaatcgcgaaACATACATGGGGTGATTcagataccccaaggggtgctctatctctgggcCTCTGCTTGACACAATTATTTGAAACATcctgtttaaattattacagaTGCTTTACCATTGTGAGAGAGCAATTTTAACCCATATAACATCGGAATGTTtaccggcaaacattccgatgctttaatgattaataaataaaagtgtatttactTTAGAAAATGTGGAAAAACCGAAGCTGCTGTGGGCGTCTCCTGGAGTACAATCCGACTCTCGCGCCACTCACTCCACTCTCTGTTCATTAACATTACctgcaaaatgtatttgttttatattaaacctaCTATTGCTTTACATTAGGTACTCTCTGAAAACTTACATGGCTCACAAAACTatctttaaactaaaatatgtaaatgtataaataaaaaatattaattattatcatgtatcattaaaatggaaaaaattgtaaacctattttattggttttcttTATCAATATGATAAGCGTTTATGCAAAAGTATACTTTTAAAGGATGCTTTAAAGAGGActgttgtaaaatttaattttagttgaagttaaaaatatacattgacGCTTGAAAGTCATATactgaaaatgaattatataaacaatttcaatcaccatttttatctgttatttgatctaggttttgtaggtctaggacaatttaaataacattagactacatctttataaaataaaaagttgaatttttatgaactttaatattaaaatcaaaactttaaagtaccttactcaaaaatttactgagtgtcgcttagatatgattgccttgcAAGCGTTGACATGTACTCTCTTTTTAGTGAATAAAGGTTTTGATATTTggaaattgaaacattttaataaaatcaattaagtgTCCTTATATCTGTAACATGCCCACCTGAAACACCTCACTGCTGGCACATAGTATGAGTCTATGGGCTGGATACCCCACCCCAGCCACTTCCAAGGTGAGGTCACTCATCAGCTGCTCAGCGTGAGTGTCGCTATCTTGAGCAACACGCTTTGTGAGTTGTCAacctgaaataaattattagttttgaggtgaaatattaatatattcttatgCTGCATGGTATAAATAGGGcttcataaaacaaaagcaagTTTTCATTATAAGATGTGATTGTCTAAGCATATTGGCTGTAAATATGGGCTGTGAACCTGTAGACCCTCGGTTCAATTATCAGGTAATTCTTGAAATTTAAACatgaggaaaatataaaataaattattagaattaaggATGGAGAGcttgaaaatctataaataatgtgatgaacactaaataaatatatcttgttTATAGCAAATAAATTTATGCATGATGTCAGAAGGAACAAGCATAACAATTCggattataatgaaaacaaaccaattgaaaatgaaatcacataacACATCACTggaaataattatcattaaccatgcaaattaaaacatatgAATGCCGTAATAAAACAAAGGGACAATAAATGCAGTATGTACTTATTAGAATAAAGCGCCTGAGAAAATTATGAGGGACTCTTACCTCCAAGTCTTCATTGGTATCCTTTTCATTGGAATTTTTCTCTGACCCCGAAGAGGCTTTAGGTTCCGTTGTTATGAAactcatttttaaattgtgttttatttcttactccattcacattaaaaaaataagaataatgttcttaaataatactacaaaatggaatattatatattttaccatttgCGTAACATGAAACGTTACGGAACAACTgtcaaaatatatcaattcgGTCAATTGTCCAATTGTCATAAATACGAACCCGAAAATTTTAAACTGAgtgaataatatgtaatttagtgctaACTGCATATTCATCCACCTAAACTAAAATGACTCGCAATATGGGTGATGAcagtatattattaagattatataaaagGAAGTACATGATAGTACTGACCACGTTAACAGTTACAagttatattgtttatcaaGTGTGTTTATTCTTCACAATATCCGATCCGTCGACTAACAGATTCACGCCTTTAGTGGATCGTTTAGAAGTGAAGGATATGAAGCATTTGCGCTCGGAAGCCGATAGATATATAAAACGAGAACGGTGTGATACGAGGTGTGTTCTACCCATACATGAAGAAGTACCGGCCAGATTCGAACAAtgaatttaaatgtttgaattCCGAACAGAAAATACCGTATGACCTTATAANNNNNNNNNNNNNNNNNNNNNNNNNNNNNNNNNNNNNNNNNNNNNNNNNNNNNNNNNNNNNNNNNNNNNNNNNNNNNNNNNNNNNNNNNNNNNNNNNNNNNNNNNNNNNNNNNNNNNNNNNNNNNNNNNNNNNNNNNNNNNNNNNNNNNNNNNNNNNNNNNNNNNNNNNNNNNNNNNNNNNNNNNNNNNNNNNNNNNNNNNNNNNNNNNNNNNNNNNNNNNNNNNNNNNNNNNNNNNNNNNNNNNNNNNNNNNNNNNNNNNNNNNNNNNNNNNNNNNNNNNNNNNNNNNNNNNNNNNNNNNNNNNNNNNNNNNNNNNNNNNNNNNNNNNNNNNNNNNNNNNNNNNNNNNNNNNNNNNNNNNNNNNNNNNNNNNNNNNNNNNNNNNNNNNNNNNNNNNNNNNNNNNNNNNNNNNNNNNNNNNNNNNNNNNNNNNNNNNNNNNNNNNNNNNNNNNNNNNNNNNNNNNNNNNNNNNNNNNNNNNNNNNNNNNNNNNNNNNNNNGCACTGAAGTCACGTTGCTATGCGTGTATGAAAAAGCAGACTGGAATACTTACAAACCAGCAGACATGAACTTCAGAACAGCTAAAACGGTGTAGGTTGGCGCCATGCTGGCTGCGAAGTTGAGGATCACGCGACCGGCATCGCCAGCACGAGTGTGGTGCGGCGGCCCATGGTGTCCGCACACAGACCCCATGCGTATGACGACAACATCACACCTGGAACGATGTCACTATATATGTATTGGGCTATACGTCAGCAAGTATTAGACCACTTGTATAGTGAGTCCTCTAGCTGGCAATGGCCATTTacgataattttcaaaaaagcgCTCTTGTTGCTATTTTCcttctaaattaaaattctgtgactatattatatttggaaaaaGAAAAAGCAATTAGTCAATAAGCTTACTTGTCTTGTTATAATAGATTAAACATTTACATACTAATAGTGTCCGTGTAGTATTTAGAATTCATTGTTCTTGTGTTGACGACagaaaataatgcaaatacAGTAGCTTAGGGTCTATTGCAAATATtgcctttattaaataaataaatcagtgtGCAGAACAAATATTAAATGGTTTGCAGTGTTGCGAGATAATTTTAGACTAAGTTAGCAAAGACTACGTGTTTCACACACTAGGTTCATAAAGAAGGATAAGAGAGGCAGTAGTCCCTTCATAGAGATAGGAAAAAAGCTTCTGTAACAGTCTGAAGGGAGATAAAGATCATCGCATCGAACGGGTgagaatatgcaaagatttacgattTACGATttcttaagaaaaatatattctaggtcttaaaaaaaaattaactatgaagatattcttatttaaattgtctaataatgttggttgcaaattGAAGATGAAGTTTACTTTATCAGGAGATGCACGGAACACAATTAAATTGGGAtgttcattatgaaattaacgaaataatacctatccacattataaaataaatagaaacaaccatagtaaagataaaatattgtagaaatatgacattttttctacaatgtattataaatttcgtataGCTAGCTTTTCAAAATACGGTTAACGCACCGTTCTGTTGTGGGCACCGCCTTATTAGGTTAGCGCTACTGCCTCACAGGAAACCTGGCTGGTAACAACGTTGGAACGAAACTGCTTATAGAAATACTATGCATAATATAAGCCTACAGtatcttcaataaataaattggtagACGACTCAACTTGACTGATAAAACACGTGCGCTAATGTTTTTGGATACGCTCGTTATGCAAAAAGCGTTATGGGTtgtgaaaagaaaaaaagaaatagaggTTTATCAATCAAACGCTATCAATTTGTTGTCGTGAAACACAGTTTATACTTTGCTATTGACAATTGTTAAAGTAGCTTAGGTTTCCTACAATCCGGCTGTCTCACTGGTCCCATGaaaaacttgttatttttcTGCATACGCACACCCGTGTACTGTAGCTACGAAAAGTCTAGTTACTTGGCAAATGCCAGGATTTTATAGGATGATTTTTAGAACGCGACTCATTAGGGTGAGTATATCTGTAAGTGGTTTGTAGCCGGGTATATCGTGGTCGGCAGCTCGGGTACCAAACATATCTGATTTATGTTTCAGTAGCATCAATGTCACGCCCTAGTTCTATTGAAATtatagcttgaccaggaaaataaaaaaatcttgccaTATTGTAGTGAGACATGGCACTGAGTTATTGTACTGCCAACATTAACTTTAAACAGAAAAAGCAAAAGCGGGGCCCACTAAGGTTTTTTTCCTGCTTaggctatataataatatagttcaaCTTGTAAGAGTTCTTATCCAATGTAAACTTCTGCTCAATCTGATATACctactgtattataatatacctaagaTACTGCAAAGATATGACTAATAGCATAATCTTACCAATCAACGGCATAGCGGACAACAACCCCTGCTGAGAAGTGCTGAGGTCCATGTCGCAAGCCACCGCCGGCATCACGATGGAGAACCCGAAGATATCCATGTACATGCCCAGGATCACCAGGCAGCAGGAGAGCAGCATTGCTATGTTGTACTTGCCGAATCctggaatatattattatagtagtttTTTCTCTGTCCGCGTTTCTTATATATTACGTtgaatctttataaatataagctgAAGATTGCTTTTTGTTAAAACTATAATTCTATTCTTACAATTCTTTTAATAAGACGAATCTACATTACCTCGAAGTGCTTTATGCTATATTCAATAATGGCGAGAGTCAGTACCTAAACAAGGCGGaattttgagaaaaaaatacgtacctataataaaatactaagtatTTCCAAAGTAAACAGTGCACGGTTGGTTAATTATGCCTTGTAAGGTAGAACTTAAATTacgttttacatttaatatattttttataagataaactACATTTGCaagtaaattgatttaaatagatttatttacattacaatcAGTTGAAAACTGAGCGACGGGCAATTATAGTAGGTACTTTAAAACAAGTTGCGTGGAAGgtacaatgtttaaaaattaggAATTGCAATTAAATTAGGTGTATGTTCTggaatttaacataattatgattatgtaGATCTCTTGTCATTTCGCGCATCAGAAAACAAagattcaacataatatttatttaaaacggtGATTGGTTTGCTATCATAGAATTAAAACTGactcttaattttaatttcgggATTTAGGGACTGCATGCCGTCAACATTGAGGTCTTAGGTAATCACGGTTTTACTATGATGATGAGCAGTGTCAGTCCGGTGTTTCCCAGCACTTAGCATCATCGCTTAATTTTCTAGGGTTgtgagcgcctaaagcgctcatgCAAAAGGTGTGTATAAGCCGGTTCTTGGCAGGCTTACAAACGTAggaccatttaaaaaaaatgcggtGCAATTCGGTCAAGCTTTGCCTGTTCTACCAGTTATGGTCTTCTGCAAACATGGGAAATTGCATACCCAAGACAAAATTGATCATGTGGTGCTAGATAAATTATCCCACCCTCACACTAACTACCCCATACGTTAAGATCATACATATTATGACACCATGAGGTGAGCCGAGTCCTTGATAGCAACAATTAGTTTTAACCCGATATCAATGAACGTGATAATACCTGTCGAATTTAAAGCCGCTTCGAAGCAGGATTTCTTCTCATCTTGAGTTGTAACCGCCATGATACTAGATCCACTTAACCCTTCATTCACGATAGACGTGTATATGCTCTCAAAGCACGGACTGCAATAAACAAAACCTTAGCGTATCACCTTTAAATACTCGTTTACTAGTTGTGCTGGCGACGCTGTCCGCGTGGAATccaagtattataaaattggtTTTCGTTCCGACTCCAGCTGTTCTAGTCTTCTCATGGAAACAAACTAttgaaatcaatataaattatgttactaCAGCATAAGTGTCATTGTAGTTATTTTAGTGGAAGAGTTGCCAAAGATCTGCTGGTGTTTTGTATGCGAGGTTTTGTCAGCCTATTTACTGCAATTTCACATCACATAATAGTAAAAAGTGCATTGGAATTGTTTAGTCTGTTTTACGTGACGTACGGACAAATTAAATGACAACtgttttgttatatgtatagatttgtaCAACAAATATCATCTTACAAGTGTAGTGTcgtgataaaattaatacattttcaagTATATTCAACTTATTTATTAGCTACATGAGTTTATGTTCAGTGGAACTAGTCTGCCTGCTTTAGTGGTGTTGTAATTCGTGAGTGGTCGCTCTTacgtcccgggttcaaatcttGTGTCCAGTAAAGtgacattgggtttttctgatgtgtcggcccggagtctgaaatc
This genomic stretch from Manduca sexta isolate Smith_Timp_Sample1 chromosome 21, JHU_Msex_v1.0, whole genome shotgun sequence harbors:
- the LOC119190111 gene encoding putative transporter svop-1 translates to MAVTTQDEKKSCFEAALNSTGFGKYNIAMLLSCCLVILGMYMDIFGFSIVMPAVACDMDLSTSQQGLLSAMPLIGVMLSSYAWGLCADTMGRRTTLVLAMPVA